From the genome of Cytobacillus luteolus, one region includes:
- a CDS encoding glycerophosphodiester phosphodiesterase — translation MKINNLRIPSHAFFNRVVIVFLLLTILYGTIQFIPVSKQSNTAFLKDDSQPLVIAHRGGAGIAPENTLLAFRLAEKLGVDAIELDVRMTKDEELVVIHDETVDRTTNGTGFVKDYTLEEIKKLDAGYKIKNDNGGYPFRNRGVTIPSLEEVFTHSNGTPLVIELKDPTKKIEKKIIKLIKKYDMKNKVIVGSFNDKSLKRFVSTSKGNIPVGTGVETIRQFVILHKVGLDRLVNLERHAVQIPIKVGKIDLATERLIKTIKERNIAIHYWTINDEKTMKKLIELNVDGIITDYPNRLINLLEKGNGEI, via the coding sequence CATCTCATGCTTTCTTTAATCGAGTTGTTATAGTCTTTTTATTGCTAACTATTTTATATGGAACCATACAGTTCATTCCTGTTTCCAAACAATCCAATACGGCCTTCTTAAAGGATGATAGCCAGCCACTAGTAATTGCCCATCGTGGCGGAGCGGGTATTGCACCAGAAAATACGCTATTAGCATTTCGTTTAGCCGAAAAGCTAGGTGTTGATGCCATTGAACTTGATGTGCGAATGACAAAGGATGAAGAGTTAGTTGTTATTCATGATGAAACTGTAGATCGTACGACCAATGGAACGGGATTTGTAAAAGACTACACTCTTGAGGAAATCAAAAAATTAGATGCGGGCTATAAAATTAAAAACGACAACGGTGGGTACCCGTTTAGAAACAGAGGTGTTACTATACCAAGTCTCGAAGAAGTGTTTACGCATAGTAATGGAACCCCTCTTGTGATTGAATTAAAGGATCCTACTAAAAAGATTGAGAAGAAAATTATAAAATTGATAAAAAAATATGATATGAAAAATAAGGTGATTGTTGGTTCATTTAACGATAAAAGTTTGAAAAGATTTGTATCAACATCAAAAGGAAACATTCCTGTGGGAACAGGAGTAGAAACAATAAGGCAATTTGTTATTTTACATAAGGTGGGATTAGACAGACTTGTTAACTTAGAACGCCATGCTGTTCAGATTCCCATTAAGGTCGGAAAAATCGACCTAGCAACCGAACGCTTAATAAAGACAATCAAGGAAAGAAATATCGCTATCCATTACTGGACTATCAATGATGAAAAAACGATGAAAAAGCTAATCGAGCTAAATGTGGATGGTATTATTACGGACTATCCTAATCGATTAATTAACCTCTTAGAAAAGGGGAACGGTGAAATATAA